GAGTCCGCGCCCGCTTCCGAGTCCGCGCCCGCTTCGAGTCCGCGCCCGCTTCCGAGTCCGCGCCCGCTTCCGAGTCTGCGCCCGCTTCCGAGTCTGCGCCCGAGCTCGGGTTCGGGGACGATCCTACCCATCTACCCGGACTGCGCGAGTGGCTCTCGGGGCGCGCGGGCGATCAGCCGGGGGGCCACGCGAAGGAGAGGTAGATCACCATCGCGATGTAGATCGGGACCAGCACCAAGAGGGCGCGCAGGGCGAAGCCGAAGAAGGAAGGCATCTTGTAGCCGACCTCCTCCGCGATGGCCTTCACCATGAAGTTCGGGCCGTTGCCGATGTAGGTGTTGGCGCCCATGAAGACGGCCGCCGTGCTGATGGCGACGAGGAAGGTCTCGGGGACGGTGCCCTCGGTGAGCTGGAGCATCACCGCGCCGTCCTGCTGGATGTGCAGGCCGATCGCCGTGGCCAGGAAGGTCAGGTAGGTCGGGGCGTTGTCGAGCATGGAGCTCAGGCCGCCCGTGACGAGGAAGAATTGCCAGGGCGCGTCCAGGCCGAGCTCGCCGCCGCGCGCTTCGAGGAGGGCGAGGGCAGGCACCATGGTCACGAAGATGCCGGCGAAGAGGATCGCTACCTCGAGGATGGGGCCGTAGGTGAAGCCGTTGGCCTTGCGCGCCGGGCGGGGGCCCGCGAAGACGCTGACGAGGGTGAGCGCCACCATCGCGCCCTCGCGCCACGGGGTCGGCAGGAAGATGGCGACGATCACGCCCAGGAGGAGCGGGACGTTCAGCCAGCCCTGGAGGCTCAGGGGAACGCGCTCGACCTCGTCGCGCGCGATGTTCTTCGCCTGCTCCTTGGCGTAGGCGCGTCGATCGAAGGCGTAGAAGACGACGAGCAGGTACCCGACCGCCATCAGCCAGAAGGGCCAGAGCTTGAGCGTCCACTCGAACGGGACGCCGCGCAGGTAGCCGAGGAAGAGCGGCGGGTCGCCCATCGGGGTGAGCAGGCCGCCACAGTTCGACACCACGAGGATGAAGAAGAACGGCAGGTGCGCGACGTGCTCACGCTGGCCGTTCGTCCGGAGCATCGTCCGGATCAGCAACATGCTGGCGCCGGTCGTGCCGATCAGGTTGGCCAGCACGGCGCCGATCGCGAGGATGGCGGTGTTGGTGCCGGGGCTCGCCCGGAGATCGCCCGAGACGTGGATGCCGCCCGCGATGACGTAGAGCGAGCCGAGCAGGGCGATGAACGAGACGTACTCGTGCCCGCTGTGCTGAAGCCCCTCCGGGTACTTC
This Sandaracinaceae bacterium DNA region includes the following protein-coding sequences:
- a CDS encoding sodium:proton antiporter encodes the protein MEHFGSSVPLWAVIPFAVMLLGIAVLPLVAHHWWESNKNRGIFTAVVATPMVGYLLWKYPEGLQHSGHEYVSFIALLGSLYVIAGGIHVSGDLRASPGTNTAILAIGAVLANLIGTTGASMLLIRTMLRTNGQREHVAHLPFFFILVVSNCGGLLTPMGDPPLFLGYLRGVPFEWTLKLWPFWLMAVGYLLVVFYAFDRRAYAKEQAKNIARDEVERVPLSLQGWLNVPLLLGVIVAIFLPTPWREGAMVALTLVSVFAGPRPARKANGFTYGPILEVAILFAGIFVTMVPALALLEARGGELGLDAPWQFFLVTGGLSSMLDNAPTYLTFLATAIGLHIQQDGAVMLQLTEGTVPETFLVAISTAAVFMGANTYIGNGPNFMVKAIAEEVGYKMPSFFGFALRALLVLVPIYIAMVIYLSFAWPPG